The window CGACGAGAGTTCATTTATAGATTTTAATGCAGTCAAGATAAGGGCAGGACTAAAGAAATTCAGAAACGAGGATATAGGATTTGTGACAAGAGAAATGGATGAGCTAGCGAAAGACAATGGAAAGAATCTGGTAATAATTTTTGATGAGGCGCAAGAGCTTGCGAAGGTTAACGGAATTAATTTTTCCTCCGTGTTACACGATATTTATGACTATTGCAAAAACACGACCATCATATTTACTGGAAGTATGATCGGAATTTTGGAAAAAGTTCTAAAGAACATTGAGTACGAGAAACCCTTCTTTGGAAGGTATATAAGAAGAATTTACTTAGAAAGGTTTGACAGGGAAGCCAGCAAAGACTTTCTGATTAAGGGGTTTGAGGAGGAAGGGGTTAAAATTAGTGATGAAGTTTTAGAGGACGCTTTAAACAAGTTTGATGGCGTTCCTGGCTGGTTAACATTTTTTGGTTCTGAATACTCGTTCTCTTTAAAGCACGGTAAAGCGATAAAAGTGGATGA of the Thermocladium sp. ECH_B genome contains:
- a CDS encoding ATPase, with the protein product DESSFIDFNAVKIRAGLKKFRNEDIGFVTREMDELAKDNGKNLVIIFDEAQELAKVNGINFSSVLHDIYDYCKNTTIIFTGSMIGILEKVLKNIEYEKPFFGRYIRRIYLERFDREASKDFLIKGFEEEGVKISDEVLEDALNKFDGVPGWLTFFGSEYSFSLKHGKAIKVDDIVKMAIKEVKEEAKDFILSTQSKERYSATILALERLGGKGELKQITKVASTLLGEDVPEPRIYEILNRLLDYGFIEKQAEEYSLLRDLPNKVGVVEAASEXLSSQH